TTGCTTGCGCTTTCGAAAAGTAATCGCTCGCTAATAGCCACCATATCGTATGCAGCGCATGCGCAAATGCATAACAACGGTTTTTCAAATTGCCTGTGCACTTGCAGGCGGGCACCCATATACCTTATACCATATACCAAATACCAATTTCCAATCCCCATCCCCTGCCCAGCAGATTTTTAGTACCCCCACCCCCCACTGCGGACGACCTTAAACGTTTGTTTACGGTGGCTGTCGCTCCAGTTGAACGCTAATTGGATTTCGAGCTTAACTCCAGTGCGACACCTCACTTCCGAATGCCCACCCAAAAATAACAGAAGTGATTGCGGATGTTTTGCGGCTGAACTGCGGAATGCCCATGACACGACTTTTTATGTTCTTGCATGTTATTTTGGAATTGATAGTGATGCtcttgataggaaatttatgTTCGTTGTGTAGATGTGTATGTGGTTTAAAATGGAAACTATAtcatatatagaaatatatttcattgtgatgaaaagaataaataaaactatacaCACTTATGTGATTTTATAGAATTTTATTCATGCTCTAGAACACATACGAAATGGCATGGGGATGAGGAGCGTGGTGCACAGTGGTCTTCAGAACAGGAACGTGGTGGGAGACGAAGGAATGCGCTGGAGCTGCGTGGTGCACGACATGGGTCACTGGGGCGTGGTGGATCACCGGTGCAAAGGATCGGTGCACCACAGTCGATGCCTGAGAAAGCGGCTTCAGGGCTGGCAGCTTCTTCAGAGTCGGCAACTGAACTTTGGGAGCGACTGCTGCAGCTTGTGGCTTCACAACCACCGCGGCACTAGACAGTTGTTCACGCCGCACCACTGCGTTGAATCCACGGACATCATCGGCGGTGTAGTCCACGATTCGTCTGTAACCATCGGCATCATTCACGGTGTACTGACCGTGGACCACATCGCCATCCCGAGTCTCCGATTGCGACTTGACATCTCCTGTCTCTGGATCCTGAACATCATAGTTGAATGAGTACTGGGGATGCGAATCATAGGTGTCCTCGCTTCCGGATGTTTTCACGGGCAGTAGACCAGCTTGAGCCAGGCAGACGAGGGTCACAAATATTGAAATCTGTAAGTGTAAGTGGTCATAGGATTAGATGTATACCAATATATGCAGCACATGACATACCTTAGCCAACATGCTGATCGAATTTGTAGGAAGAAGAATTATGTTTGCTCCTGTCGGTAGTTTATTTCACACAAGTCCACTACGGACACCAGATCGGCTTTTATAGGCTGCTTCCTTCCCGTCGACCCAATGCCACAGTGCCCTGCTTCTGCGTCTGGATCTCAACAAGGTCATCGCGGAGACCTCCAGTCCAGTCTCTTTGCAGACCGCCTAATTGACGTTGAGATGCCCCAACAAGTTTATCAGGCAATCGACAGGTTTTCAGTCCGTTTTTTACCTGCTGTCGGAATATGCGCTCCTTAAATAATTTAACGCAGTTATTTCGAACCAAAATgtagaatttttaatttttttgttaacttGCTTTTTTAGGGATAACTGGCAAATATAATAGTAATCGcattattggaaaaataaaagtttttaaatttcgaATTTCTGTTGACCGACCTACCGATAATATTGTATTCATATCAGTGAAAGAAATCCATATTTCAGGAACAACTTTAAAACATATTGCCGATTGGGCGCGGACATGCTACTGCTGCtcaaataaatgtatacaaTACTGTTATAGTTTACCAGTTGCAGCTTTGAATCGAAATATAAAAGCAATACCTATTGGTATTGACTAAAAAACCACACTTAAGATGTATAATAATTTACTTGTTTCTTGTTTTAATAAAGATTAATAATTCTCAACCAAGCAAAAcgacaaaaatatttaaatatcttagtctgcccaaaagtatgcagtaatatatttttcttcttgACCAACAGGTGGTGCTACATTTTCCCATTACATCATTTACGCAAAGAAATACATGCTGGTAACAGGGCGGTTTACAAAAATGTTCTTCTATTATACATACATGTTTCAAATGAGCCTTTGTGTTTGATATTATGATGCATATTGGcattgtaaattaaaaatgtgtagTTCAGACTATAATGTTTCTTTAATATTAGTTAACAATAATTAAGGAAATGCGTTTAATTACCTTATGAGAACAACATGAAAGCGTCACTAATGTTTGAACTTATCTATTTTCTTCGCTATATTCTATGTTATGATAATTGTCAATATTCCAAGTATCTAACTTTCACCACCAGACTCACCCAAGTGCCAGCCTGCcaatcaacaaataaatcCTATGCCTAAGCATCACTCCGATTTTCTTGTTCAGCTGCTTTGCAAACATTGCACTTCGCCAGGGAAACAAGGGTAGCAAGTTGTTTTTGATAGACTGTTGGAGCAGTAGGGGCTGTTCCATGGAAGTCTGCTCCGATTGGTTCGCTTCTGCTGCGAATCGGATAAAGAGAGTGCGCAGACTGTTGTCTCGCTTTAACTTTATCCGCTTCAAAAATGAAAGACTCTTGCCGTGCCAAAGGATTTTCTTAATGCCCGTTGGCTTTGTTATCAATTTCAAGCCGGTTTTAGCATAATTTTGCATCTTAAAGAGTCAAGGTCAATCACAAGTCCTTCTGTCATGTTTATCGCACTCAAATTATACCAAAGATTATATTAAGTGAACATAATAAGTTTGGCATTTAcaaactttattattattattatttattattatttactgAGGAAAATAAATCCTTGTTACAGCCTTGCAAAGGTTTTTATGAAGAAGAAGGTAAGAAGGTATCTTTCGTCataaaagatatttttcattaatcCGTGAACGTCTTAGGTAAACTAGTCtctcaaaatttaaaacacgCTCTTACTACACACCCCGAAGTAAAACTATCCAGAAATCttttttataacaaatattGTTAAAACCGGAAAACAGTATATTCCTTCTACTTAAGCGAATTGTGTAATATTAAAACGATACAAGAAAAAAAGGTTGGCTATTTTTTAAATCGTTTTCCATTTATGTATGTATCGGGAATACattttggttatattatttGGAATGTTTTGTAGCATACGTTTGTatggtttaaaatttgtattttgatGGACTCTGATGAATATTATATgttttatctatttttttctAAGTAACTAATTAggtatacaaaaaaatatttgccattaTTATATGAAGTTCTATGGACTTGTATTTTTTCCGAAGTATTTACATATAATAGTTGTTTGAGGTAAGGGTGTTTACGTTCATTTTCATAAAGCATTTCGCATAAAAGTTCTTTGAGgataaaaaatgtatgtttgATGTTTGATgctagttatacccgttactcgtagagtaaaagggtatactagattcgttgaaaagtatgtaacaggcagaaggaagcgtttccgaccatataaagtatatatattcttgatcaggatcaatagccgagtcgatctggccatgtccgcctgtctgtccgcgtgtccgtccgtctgtccgtccgtatgaacgtcgagatctcaggaactactaaagctagaaagttgagattaagcatacaaactccagggacatagaagcagcgcaagtttgtcgattcatgttgccacgcccactctaacgcccacaaaccgcccaaaactgccacgcccacacttttgaaaaatgttttgaaattttttcacttttgtattagtcttgtaattttctatcgatttaccaaaaaactctttgccacgcccactctaacgccctcaaaccgcctaaagctgatacgcccacacttttgaaaaatgttttgatattttttcatttttatattggtcttgtgaatttctatcgatttgccaagaaacgttctgccacgcccacaaaccgccaaaaactgtgctTAAGACTCTctttttcccttccactagctgagtaacgggtatcagatagtcggggactcgactatagcgttctctcttgttttgtttagttttatgggCTAAGtaagtatttaataaataaacggGGCAATTTTCCACTTTAAAATGAAAGGAAACACTGTTAATAAGTTTTGAGGCGACTCATGTCGCCGACTCGAAGCCCCTGGCTTATATTGATGAATTTCCATACGAACTCTGGAAAATTAGGCATCCGCAATTACAGGCATCAATCAGGAAAATACTGATCGAGATCCCCGCAGAGTTTTGGAATTAGCCGAAAAATGAACATGTGATGATTTCAGCAACTGATTGGGGTAGAAAGCTTAAAATCCTATTCATAAACTTAATGAGTTCGCCTGGCCGAATTCCAATTCAATTAAAGGGGCGGCGTACCAGTTAGGACAACTCTTGGCTTATATGCAACAGGTATCCGTCGCCGTCTCAGAAGAGCCTGATAAACCAAATTTGGTTAATTAATCATTACAGGAGCGAACAAAACGCCCGAGACAAAAGCTGCACAAAACCGAAAGCCCAGgaaaaaaacacgaaacaaaaaatggcacaaatatcgatttaccaaaaattaCAAAGGAAACCCGAATAGTACCGCCAAGTTTGGTTCTTCGAACGGTGACAGTCGGCGCCGGGCAATCCATCAATTTGGTTGCAGTGCCAATTACGCCAGTTACTCGTCACGTCACGTCTCGAAAACCGGCGGACAGCGGACAGCGACCAACGGACACCGAAAACCGGACAACGGACAGATACGGGCTGCCGTGGGGAGACACCAGAGCTGTGTAACAACaatcgtatcgtatcgtatgCAGCGTAAATCGAACGGCGGCACTCCAAGTTTTAGAGGTTTTGGAGCTGTAGTAGATGGCGCCCCCATCAACTTGGCGTCAGCTTGTTGTGCTCTTAAGGCTGACGCCTCTCGGAGCTGTTGGGACGTCATCTAGCCCATATATCTTACTTCGGACGCTTCGATGGCGCTAAACAGACGTTGATGGCGCGACTTACAAATCCCTTGAAACCTATAAGGTGCATCAGGCACTTGGCCGGACATTTATATGCACTACTAAAGTGGTGTGGAAATCGCTTTAATGGTTAATCGGTTATGATATAATGATCTTTACAGATATGCATGAATTTATAATTGGATTTAAGTGGAACGTAATTGACTTAAAGCTCTATCAgatcaaataataaaagcgtAACATGCAATGGGAAAAGAGTAAACAAAACTTTGTGGCTTACGGAGTGACACTTTAACTGTCTcttcaaatgaaaaatgttgaatATATTGTATGTATGATTATTGTTCAATATTTTATAGTCTTAGCAGTTTCGATCTCtcgaaaattaaatacagagtcctgaaaaaaaaacaagaaaatatatttcaagttttcaattaaaagcagGGGTGCTaggcaaatattaaaaaaaaaaaaaaatggaattttttttGGTCAATAATTGGAATTTACAATAAAGTATCGAAAAATTATTGTAAGACCTTAAtccataaattaaaaatatatagtcGCTAGGGAAAGAGCAAACGAGAACTTTAAACCTTATTCTCTCATAGAATTAGAAATTGGACAAGAGAGAaagctatagtcgagttccccgactatctgatacccgttactcagctagtggaagggagagggagagtcttaaacacagtttttggcggtttgtaggcgttataatgggcgtggcaaaaagttttttggcaaatcgatagaaatttacaagactaatacaaaaatgaaaataaatcaaaaaatatcacttttgcaaaagtgtggccgtggcagctttgggcggtttatgggcgttagagtgggcgtggcaaaaagtgttttggcaaatcgaaaaaaacttacaagacaaataaaaaaatgaaaaaatattaaaacatttttttaaaaatgtgggcgtggcagttttgggcggtttgtgggcgttagagtgggtgtggcaacctgaatcgacaaacttgcgctgcttctatgtctctggagtctgtatgtttaatctcaactttctagcttttgtagttcctgagatctcgacgttcatacggacggacagacggacggacagacggacatggccagatcgactcggctattgatcctgatcaagaatatatataatttatatggtcgaaaacgcttccttttgcctgttacatacttttcaacgaatctagtatacccttttactctacgagtaacgggtataaaaacaattaataaaatgaaattatgtaTTTGGTATACCGAGAGAAATTGCCAAGGAAAATagtaaaaggaaataaaatcaaaacatttttcaaaagtgtaagctttgggcggtttgtaaGCGTTGCAAAGAGCTTTTAGGCAAATCGATAGACTAAGTCTAATTCACGTCACAATTTTGGCCCAtttgtgagcgtggcaaaataaatttacaaaactaatacaaaaacttaaaaatatcacaacattttccaaaggtgtgggcgtgactgttttgggcggtttgcggTCGTTAGAGTGGACAAGGAAGTATCACGAcacaaacttgcgctgcgccttTAGCTTTTAAAGTTCCTTAGAACTCGAtgtttatacggacggacagacagaccgacatacggacatggcaaaatcgactcggcttatgatcttgatcaagaatatattttatagggTCTGATTTTTCAGTCTGTTCTAGTATTcccatttactctacgagtaacggcgCCTTTATACTttactactactactgctAGTCATGTTCCATGTTGTTTTCGCAACAGTTTGGTGTAAGTGTAAGTACTTACAAAAAGTAAGGGGACGTTTGTTGCGACAGCTCgcacatacataaatatatatacttttactttacttttcaAAGCGAGAACATACTTGGATTTCGCATTTCCGATTTATACACAACTTTACGGTAAGCAAGATTTGCAGAGGAAGTATTGCATAACTCCAAGGAACTGTCATAAATTATCCCAATCCTAACTGAATGCTAAACAAGGATACCTAAGCCTTACATGTATTTCGCTTTAGCCATGTGGGACAGTTTCAGGTTTGGGATCGTGTTTGGGCCGTGTTATGTACGTTGTGGTACATAcaatatgtgtacatatgtgtgtattgAAAGACACTCGCACACATCCTGTTACTATTAATTGCTGCTGTccgaaaatataacaaatCACCTTGGAGCGTTGGGCAGGACCGCCAGAAAGGACGCAGCGAATGGCCACTCCAGCCGTCCTCCCCCTCCGAAATTCCCCGTGCGAGTGTAGAGACAAAAACTTGTGAAAATGTCAATCAAgttgaacaaaaacaaaaaattcccAATCCGAAAGAGGAAGGAGCGAACCACGAAGTTTTCCAGACAGCCAAAGATGATGCATTGTGCGTGAAAGGTGCATGAAGATATCTGACGATTGTATCTCTATCCCTGCCAAGTGACAGACCCTTACACCGGATAACTCTTAGGGGGCGCCTACGAATTGCATCCCACTGAGTCAGAGTCAAGGTCCGGAGATAATGTCAGAAATCGGAGTCTGTCGGGGTCGGGGAGGTCGTTCTACGACGATTTAAATTCCACAGTGCTGCCATAGATGATGAGCTGTCATATGTGCAAATGACGATTGACAGCTGCCACAGCCAGCATCCGTTTGCAGCTCCTCCAGGTTGCAATCCCGGCCAGCTCCCAGACCGAAAACCCATTCCTAGTTCCCGGTTCGCATTTCCAATCCCATAGGAAGCTTCTCTTCGTTACCTGTCCGTCAATTCATTTGGGAATTTCGAGGTGCTAAAACGTGCCAAAACcacaaaacaaatacacaacATTGGGTTTCCAGTTAAAACAAGACGTCGACATGAGCATGGTCAGGGGCGTAACTTTCTATACTATCAGCAGGCGGCAGGGGTGGATTACCTTGGTCACGAATTGGGCCCGAAACATAAGCGAAACGATTTTAGATAGATATCTGCTTTTTCGAATtaatacatttacattttacaaaggagaatttaattacatttctGAAACTATTCAGATATTTTTACCAGTGAGCACTCTACTGCTtacataaaattttaaaaacattaatataGAGAACCATCTGTAGAATAACATTAAGTTAGAGAGTCTAGAGAGTGCCCTTTAAATGAATCTCATAAGCGAGCTGAGTTTTGAATAAGGTTTAAGGAGTCTTCCGTCTAGACATAAATGTAACCATTACAACAATCTTCTAGAGATTTCTAAGACAACCATTGTTTACTGAAGTccgccaaaaagaaaaaagaggaCGTCTAATAAGTGCACATATTGACTGTTAAGGATGTTGCGAAGcaatttaaagtaaaatcAGGAAGGTTTGTTAAAAATGGCTAAAATGGTGAACCGATTAGCTATGTACATAAATGTTTCCCAGTAGTAAAGGATCATTTGGGAGAACAGCTTTCGATTCTATCAACTGGTGAGCATCCCCAGCCAGGTGCACACCAGTTCATTGCATAATTTCATTCCCTTCATAGAACTACCATCTTGAGTGGACGTCAGTCCGCTCCTGCCATGGcgacaagaaaaaaaaaactggcaAACAGGGAACGAGAAAATCTAAATGGAAACGGCAACTGCCAAAAACCGGTAGTCGATATGcgggtatacatatatatatatgtatgactAACCCCCGAACCACTGATAAGGGCAGTCATGCGAGGAATCCCTGGGAGCGAGCGAGACGGCGGTCGCAACACGTACGCATCAGCCACGAGAGGAAGCAAGACCACAGGCTGTCTGCAGGAGGCGTGGCCAAGACCAGCGGCTGTGCGGTCTGAAAGAAATCGGGTTCGGGCCAGTAATCAGTCACGACTTGGAAAGCGCGCAGGCAGCACGTCGTCGTCATCGCCACCGGGAGTCGTGTTTTCGGTTCGATAAGAGATAAAGCCCTTGACCGTCGCGTAATTTTCTTGAGAACCAAACAACTGAACTATTACAAGAACTGTGTGTTGCAAGTGAAGAGTACCAAGTGATACACCGGTTAAATCGGAGTGGCGAGAAAGTGTGGTTCCGGCTGGACAATATGATGGACGTAAGCAGCATGTACGGCAAccacccgcaccaccaccacccacatgCCAATGCCTACGACGGCTACAGCACCACCAGCGCGGCAGCGGCCAACGCCAGCAGCTACTTTGCTCcgcagcaacaccagcaccacttgcagcagcatcaacagcatcagcaaatacagcagcagcaccagcagcacctTACCTACAATGGCTACGAGAGCAGCTCCCCAGGCAACTATTatccgcagcagcaggcgcagctgACACCACCGCCCACCAGCAGCCACCAggtggtgcagcagcagcagcagcagcagcaacagcatcagcagcaggcacagcagcaacagctctATCCGCACTCGCATCTCTTCAGCCCCAGTGCGGCGGAGTACGGCATCACGACGAGTGCGACCACGGGAAACCCGGGCACGCCGCTGCACCCCACTAGCCACTCTCCGGCGGACTCCTACTACGAAAGCGACTCCGTGCACTCGTACTACGCCACCGCCGCCGTGGCCACAGTTGCACCACCCAGCAACAGCTCACCTGTCAGTGCCGCCAATGCAAATGCCTCCAGCAGCACACAGCAACAGGCAGCGATCATCAGCTCCGAGAATGGGATGATGTACACCAACCTGGAC
This genomic stretch from Drosophila yakuba strain Tai18E2 chromosome 3R, Prin_Dyak_Tai18E2_2.1, whole genome shotgun sequence harbors:
- the LOC6536145 gene encoding pupal cuticle protein Edg-84A produces the protein MLAKISIFVTLVCLAQAGLLPVKTSGSEDTYDSHPQYSFNYDVQDPETGDVKSQSETRDGDVVHGQYTVNDADGYRRIVDYTADDVRGFNAVVRREQLSSAAVVVKPQAAAVAPKVQLPTLKKLPALKPLSQASTVVHRSFAPVIHHAPVTHVVHHAAPAHSFVSHHVPVLKTTVHHAPHPHAISYVF